One Oreochromis niloticus isolate F11D_XX linkage group LG16, O_niloticus_UMD_NMBU, whole genome shotgun sequence genomic window carries:
- the tex30 gene encoding testis-expressed protein 30 isoform X1 produces the protein METFEEEAVKVPFGAKSLDAALCVPAAMTDAHTAVILTHGAGGDMNFSQLVSLAHQLASHGFLCLRFTCKGLNLAYRLKAYTAVWVYLKSLQRFTVKRIFFGGRSMGCRAAAALARRLSEESEAAVEGVICLSFPLHPPGQTHAHRQRSEDLRALPARMRVLFVSGTEDDMCDRVHFDTTVKEMKAQVEILWLRGGSHGLKVKGRSEVSVMEEVNLKVISWIRNQAAQAP, from the exons ATGGAGACGTTTGAGGag GAGGCGGTGAAGGTGCCGTTTGGGGCCAAATCTTTAGATGCTGCCCTGTGCGTTCCTGCCGCCATGACAGATGCTCACACCGCCGTGATCCTCACGCACGGAGCCGGGGGAGACATGAACTTCAGTCAGCTGGTTTCTCTGGCTCACCAGCTGGCATCACACGGTTTCCTGTGCCTGCGCTTTACATGCAAAGGTTTGAACCTGGCTTACAGGCTGAAGGCCTACACTGCTGTGTGG GTTTACCTGAAATCACTGCAGAGGTTCACAGTAAAACGCATATTTTTTGGAG GCAGGTCGATGGGGTGTCGTGCAGCTGCAGCTTTAGCTAGGCGACTAAGCGAGGAATCCGAGGCCGCGGTGGAGGGTGTGATCTGCTTGTCATTCCCCCTGCACCCCCCAGGACAGACGCATGCACACCGCCAACGGAGCGAAGATCTCAGGGCGCTGCCGGCGCGCATGCGTGTGCTGTTTGTGTCGGGCACTGAGGACGACATGTGTGACAGG GTTCACTTTGACACGACGGTGAAAGAAATGAAAGCTCAGGTTGAGATTTTGTGGCTACGAGGAGGCAGCCATGGACTGAAGGTGAAAGGCCGTTCTGAGGTGTCCGTGATGGAGGAAGTGAACCTAAAAGTCATCTCTTGGATCAGGAATCAGGCGGCACAGGCCCCTTAA
- the tex30 gene encoding testis-expressed protein 30 isoform X2 yields MTDAHTAVILTHGAGGDMNFSQLVSLAHQLASHGFLCLRFTCKGLNLAYRLKAYTAVWVYLKSLQRFTVKRIFFGGRSMGCRAAAALARRLSEESEAAVEGVICLSFPLHPPGQTHAHRQRSEDLRALPARMRVLFVSGTEDDMCDRVHFDTTVKEMKAQVEILWLRGGSHGLKVKGRSEVSVMEEVNLKVISWIRNQAAQAP; encoded by the exons ATGACAGATGCTCACACCGCCGTGATCCTCACGCACGGAGCCGGGGGAGACATGAACTTCAGTCAGCTGGTTTCTCTGGCTCACCAGCTGGCATCACACGGTTTCCTGTGCCTGCGCTTTACATGCAAAGGTTTGAACCTGGCTTACAGGCTGAAGGCCTACACTGCTGTGTGG GTTTACCTGAAATCACTGCAGAGGTTCACAGTAAAACGCATATTTTTTGGAG GCAGGTCGATGGGGTGTCGTGCAGCTGCAGCTTTAGCTAGGCGACTAAGCGAGGAATCCGAGGCCGCGGTGGAGGGTGTGATCTGCTTGTCATTCCCCCTGCACCCCCCAGGACAGACGCATGCACACCGCCAACGGAGCGAAGATCTCAGGGCGCTGCCGGCGCGCATGCGTGTGCTGTTTGTGTCGGGCACTGAGGACGACATGTGTGACAGG GTTCACTTTGACACGACGGTGAAAGAAATGAAAGCTCAGGTTGAGATTTTGTGGCTACGAGGAGGCAGCCATGGACTGAAGGTGAAAGGCCGTTCTGAGGTGTCCGTGATGGAGGAAGTGAACCTAAAAGTCATCTCTTGGATCAGGAATCAGGCGGCACAGGCCCCTTAA